In Candidatus Margulisiibacteriota bacterium, one genomic interval encodes:
- the obgE gene encoding GTPase ObgE, protein MFVDYAEIKIKAGHGGAGSVHFHREKYVPKGGPDGGDGGKGGDVIFQSDHNLKSLMDFNYQKEYLAGDGMPGGGRDCYGKAAIDLHVKVPVGTIVKNKETGETIIDFNADNMVHVMAKGGLGGKGNARFASSTNQTPFYAQKGLPGQEMEIILELKLIADVGIIGLPNVGKSSLISQMTHCKPKIANYPFTTLVPNLGVVKYKNEKEFIIADMPGLIEDAHHGHGLGIQFLRHIERTTILVHVLDISDFYNRDVLDDFQVINNELELYNPDIKKKEQIVVFNKIDAVADRKKITQLKKKFKKYQVLALSAATGEGVAELIDRLASKVT, encoded by the coding sequence ATGTTTGTTGATTACGCGGAAATAAAAATTAAAGCAGGACATGGCGGAGCGGGCAGTGTACATTTCCATCGCGAAAAATATGTCCCCAAAGGCGGTCCTGACGGTGGAGACGGTGGTAAAGGCGGGGATGTGATATTTCAGTCCGATCATAATTTAAAAAGTCTTATGGACTTTAATTATCAAAAAGAATATTTAGCCGGTGACGGTATGCCGGGAGGGGGTAGGGACTGCTACGGAAAAGCGGCTATCGACCTGCATGTAAAAGTTCCTGTGGGTACCATCGTTAAAAATAAAGAAACGGGCGAGACAATAATCGATTTTAACGCAGACAATATGGTCCATGTCATGGCCAAAGGAGGGTTGGGCGGCAAGGGTAATGCCCGATTTGCCAGCAGCACCAATCAGACACCTTTTTATGCTCAGAAGGGCCTGCCGGGACAGGAAATGGAAATAATATTGGAACTGAAACTCATAGCGGATGTAGGAATAATCGGTCTGCCGAATGTCGGTAAATCTTCACTCATTTCTCAGATGACACATTGTAAGCCCAAGATTGCCAATTATCCTTTTACAACACTGGTGCCCAATCTGGGAGTGGTCAAGTATAAAAACGAAAAAGAATTTATTATTGCGGACATGCCCGGCCTTATAGAAGACGCGCATCATGGACATGGTCTGGGCATTCAATTCCTCAGACATATTGAAAGAACCACAATCCTTGTGCATGTTCTGGATATTTCCGATTTCTATAATCGTGATGTCCTGGATGATTTTCAGGTAATAAATAACGAACTTGAGCTATATAATCCGGATATAAAGAAAAAAGAACAGATTGTCGTTTTTAATAAGATAGATGCTGTAGCAGATAGAAAAAAAATTACTCAGCTTAAAAAAAAGTTTAAGAAATATCAGGTACTGGCTTTGTCCGCTGCAACCGGGGAAGGTGTCGCCGAACTTATCGACCGGCTGGCTTCTAAAGTAACATAA
- a CDS encoding flagellar hook-basal body complex protein: MLDIMKNGENAMRAFETALRIQTANMGNMSTVGYKSLKYSFKTIFNKVLNTGSAGTIDTGGTNPNQEGSTVGLANIWVDFSQGEIGSGGKLDLALQGNGMFMVSPDNGRTFLYTRSGNFKFSQDGFLLDNSGRQVYGFKYLGNGQYDTTNISPIKANDSATAGWQYQGRSGILVNDYDASQKNVGDLENAKPLYKVALTDFPNSAALIQHDGTTYRATPAAGIPFSPAVSGENGMAEAISQAVEKSNVFFIGETVDAMEVQRAMSASLTAVKIASQQIQNIIQQLGS; encoded by the coding sequence ATGCTTGATATTATGAAAAATGGCGAAAATGCCATGAGAGCTTTTGAAACTGCTCTCAGAATACAGACAGCCAATATGGGCAATATGAGCACAGTTGGCTACAAATCTCTCAAATATTCTTTCAAAACCATATTCAACAAAGTTTTAAATACGGGTTCGGCCGGAACGATCGATACCGGAGGTACCAATCCCAATCAGGAAGGTTCCACAGTCGGTCTTGCCAATATATGGGTTGATTTTTCCCAGGGAGAAATCGGCAGCGGGGGTAAATTGGACCTTGCTTTACAGGGCAACGGTATGTTTATGGTTTCTCCGGATAATGGCAGAACTTTTTTATATACCAGGTCTGGTAATTTCAAATTCAGCCAGGACGGATTTTTACTGGATAATTCCGGGAGGCAGGTTTATGGCTTCAAATATCTGGGGAATGGACAATACGATACTACCAATATTTCACCGATAAAAGCTAATGATTCCGCTACAGCCGGATGGCAATATCAGGGACGCAGCGGAATATTGGTAAATGATTATGATGCATCACAGAAAAATGTGGGTGATCTGGAAAACGCCAAGCCATTATATAAAGTTGCGCTTACGGATTTTCCCAACAGCGCGGCTCTTATCCAGCATGACGGTACAACATACAGAGCAACTCCCGCAGCCGGCATCCCGTTCAGTCCGGCAGTATCCGGAGAAAACGGTATGGCTGAGGCTATTTCACAGGCTGTTGAAAAGTCTAATGTGTTTTTTATAGGTGAAACGGTTGATGCCATGGAAGTTCAGCGAGCTATGTCTGCGAGTTTGACCGCAGTAAAAATAGCAAGTCAGCAAATACAAAATATTATTCAGCAGTTAGGATCATAA
- the rpmA gene encoding 50S ribosomal protein L27: protein MAHKKGKGSSTNGRDSNPKYLGVKKFGGQQVVAGNIIVRQRGTQIKPGSNVGLGRDFTIYSLINGIVKFGTVKGDRKIVSVFEK from the coding sequence ATGGCACATAAAAAAGGTAAAGGTAGTTCAACAAACGGCAGAGACAGTAATCCCAAATATCTCGGTGTAAAAAAATTCGGCGGTCAGCAGGTTGTAGCCGGCAATATTATCGTGCGTCAGCGCGGTACTCAGATTAAACCCGGAAGTAATGTAGGTTTGGGTCGTGATTTCACCATTTATTCTCTTATTAACGGTATTGTAAAGTTCGGAACGGTTAAAGGTGATCGTAAGATAGTCAGCGTTTTTGAAAAATAA